The proteins below are encoded in one region of Streptomyces ficellus:
- a CDS encoding oxygenase MpaB family protein has protein sequence MTTGTTGTADEAPLFGPESQFHAFFDDPRWALAMIRATVLEAAHPQIGAALVDNSTFVAHPWRRLRNTFLSMRRMFGADPAVREREAARLNRLHARMSGSDSRGRAYDAMDRAARAWVVATLFESAVTMCRLSGQPLDQDTMERMYAEYRLFLAALDGDAGELPVDLHHFWRYFDRIVEDELENTEAARVILYRLFDHLPAPALLDGAPTLWAAGRAVAGPLLGAITVASLPEPYRRRAGLPEMPGATTVMQGAYLAAGLARFLPAGWINAEGIIELLSLSPDSDDPRARSVAALRDRMKRASALLRLLSPLGADPDSDSGHAAAPSAGRQKGGRSAEEFFRQVLDQTGDGLLDWPDLAAMARELSTRLDLDEPAETRLYDAFAAWWRELQAALDTDGDGRVSADEYAAAVPSLAGPALIRVAEVLFDATDRDGSGSIDADEYRTLFRTAFHRDLTVTDGTYGRSAFVGDFVSFMSGRRTSTPYDPLLADA, from the coding sequence ATGACGACCGGAACCACGGGAACGGCCGACGAGGCACCCCTGTTCGGCCCGGAATCGCAGTTCCACGCCTTCTTCGACGACCCGCGCTGGGCTCTGGCCATGATCCGCGCCACGGTGCTGGAAGCCGCCCACCCGCAGATCGGCGCCGCCCTCGTCGACAACTCGACCTTTGTCGCCCATCCCTGGCGACGGCTGCGCAACACTTTCCTCAGCATGCGGCGCATGTTCGGCGCCGATCCGGCGGTACGCGAACGGGAGGCCGCCCGGCTCAACCGGCTGCACGCCCGCATGAGCGGCTCCGACTCGCGTGGCCGCGCGTACGACGCCATGGACCGCGCGGCCCGCGCCTGGGTGGTCGCCACCCTCTTCGAGAGCGCCGTCACCATGTGCCGGCTGAGCGGCCAGCCGCTCGACCAGGACACGATGGAGCGGATGTACGCGGAGTACCGGCTGTTCCTCGCCGCGCTCGACGGCGACGCCGGGGAACTCCCCGTCGACCTCCACCACTTCTGGCGGTACTTCGACCGGATCGTCGAGGACGAGTTGGAGAACACCGAGGCGGCCCGCGTCATCCTCTACCGGCTCTTCGACCACCTGCCCGCGCCGGCGCTGCTCGACGGCGCGCCGACGCTGTGGGCGGCCGGCCGGGCCGTCGCCGGGCCGCTCCTCGGCGCGATCACCGTCGCCTCGCTTCCCGAGCCGTACCGGCGCCGGGCCGGGCTGCCGGAGATGCCCGGCGCGACGACCGTCATGCAGGGCGCCTACCTCGCCGCCGGGCTGGCCCGCTTCCTCCCCGCGGGCTGGATCAACGCCGAGGGCATCATCGAACTGCTCTCGCTCTCGCCCGACAGCGACGACCCCCGGGCCCGTAGCGTGGCCGCCCTGCGCGACCGCATGAAGCGGGCGTCGGCCCTGCTCCGCCTCCTCTCACCACTCGGCGCCGACCCCGACTCCGACTCCGGCCACGCCGCCGCACCTTCGGCGGGCCGGCAGAAGGGCGGGCGGTCGGCGGAGGAGTTCTTCCGCCAGGTGCTGGACCAGACCGGCGACGGCCTCCTCGACTGGCCGGACCTCGCCGCCATGGCCCGCGAACTCTCCACCCGCCTCGATCTGGACGAACCCGCGGAGACCCGGCTCTACGACGCCTTCGCGGCCTGGTGGCGCGAGCTCCAGGCCGCTCTCGACACGGACGGCGACGGCCGCGTCAGCGCCGACGAGTACGCCGCCGCCGTCCCCTCCCTCGCCGGACCCGCGCTCATCCGCGTCGCCGAGGTGCTCTTCGACGCCACCGACAGGGACGGCAGCGGGTCCATCGACGCGGACGAGTACCGCACCCTCTTCCGCACCGCCTTCCACCGCGACCTGACCGTCACCGACGGCACCTACGGCCGGAGCGCGTTCGTGGGCGACTTCGTCTCGTTCATGTCGGGCCGCCGCACGAGCACCCCGTACGACCCCCTCCTCGCCGACGCCTAG